One window of Equus asinus isolate D_3611 breed Donkey chromosome 7, EquAss-T2T_v2, whole genome shotgun sequence genomic DNA carries:
- the ADNP2 gene encoding activity-dependent neuroprotector homeobox protein 2 isoform X3 gives MFQIPVENLDNIRKVRKKVKGILVDIGLDSCKELLKDLKGFDPGEKYFFNTSWGDISLWEPSGKKMRTKSTANVASKRPRRVIDLETKLKLIKDYEGGKSVMVIARQSGMSHSTIATILKNKNKVMEAVKGSASLKATRLTKIREGPISDMEELLMTWIKDQTQKRIPLSSMMITAKAKSLFAMLKEKAGSDYDVEFTASSGWFKRFKNRYSLHDVKVSGESANADVKAAEEFLETLDKLIVEENYLPEQIFNMDETSLFWKRMPEGTFIHKEAKSVLGFKAFKDKITVLVGANVAGYKLKPFVIWHSENPRAFKHISKHTLPVYYRSNKKSWMTQLLFQDALLNCYASEIETYCWENNIPFKILLIIANAPGHPPFVGDLHPNIKAVFFPPNTTSLIQPMDQGIIAAFKAYYLRRTFAQAIAATEEGTGKTLMQFWKDYNIYDCIKNLAWAWGDVSKECVNGIWKKTLKRFVHDFKGFAKDEEVAKINKAVVHMANNFNLGVDEDDIQELLELVPEEWTNVELLELEQECLAEEEAREKKTAGEEKELRRKFTVKGLSEAFADLSKLLKKFENMDPNTERFSLIERNVHGALSAYKEIYDEKKKQTKQTTMDVFLKRVTPPQ, from the exons GACCTTAAAGGCTTTGATCCAGGAGAGAAGTACTTTTTTAACACATCATGGGGAGATATTTCTCTCTGGGAACCTTCTGGAAAGAAAATG cgtacaaaatccactgctaatgttgccagtaagaggccacgtcgtgtgattgacctggaaacaaaattaaaactgattaaggactatgaaggtggaaaatcagtgatggttattgctcgccagtcaggcatgtcccattccaccatagctacgatattgaagaacaagaacaaagtgatggaagctgttaaaggatctgcttcattgaaggcaacaagactaacaaaaattcgagaagggcctatatcagacatggaggAACTTCTGATGACCTGGATtaaagaccagacacagaagcgtaTCCCTCTCAGCAGCATGATGATCacggccaaagcaaaaagtttgtttgcaatgttgaaagaaaaggctggatctgactatgatgttgaatttactgccagctctgggtggtttaaacgaTTCAAGAATCGTTATTCATTACAtgatgtgaaagtgagtggtgagtctgcaaatgctgatgtgaaggcagctgaagaatttttagaaactctagataagctgattgtggaggaaaattacttgccagagcaaatattcaatatggatgaaacctctTTATTCTGGAAACGGATGCCTGAagggactttcatccataaggaggccaagtcagttctaggtttcaaggcttttaaggacaagaTAACAGTCTTGGTTGGGGCTAATGTTGCAGGCTataaattgaaaccctttgtgatctggcacagtgagaaccccagggccttcaagcatatcagtaagcacacactgccagtgtactacaggagcaataagaagtcatggatgacccagctcctcttccaagatgcccttctGAATTGCTATGCTAGTGAAATAGAGACATACTGTtgggagaataacatacctttcaagattttgcttattattGCTAATGCCCCTGGACACCCTCCTTTtgttggtgatcttcatcccaatattaAAGCAGTGTTTTTCCCTCCAAATACCActtctttgatccaaccaatggatcaaggaattatagcagcttttaaggcctactacctgaggaggacctttgcccaggctattgctgcaactgaggaaggcactgggaagacactgatgcaattctggaaggattacaacatctatgactgcattaagaaccttgcttgggcttggggtgatgtcagcaAGGAGTGtgtgaatggcatctggaagaagacactcaagaggtttgtccatgacttcaaaggatttgccaaggatgaggaggttgcaaaaatcaacaaggcggTAGTTCacatggcaaacaactttaacctgggtgtggatgaggatgacattcaGGAGCTCCTAGAGTTGGTTCCTGAGGAATGGACTAATgtggagttgttggaactggaacaggaatgcttagctgaagaagaggcaagagaaaagaaaactgcaggagaagaaaaagaacttcgAAGAAAATTCACAGTAAAGGGTTTatcagaagcttttgcagacctcagcaagctccttaaaaagtttgaaaacatggaccccaacaccgAAAGATTTTCATtgatagagaggaatgttcatggtgcattatctgcttacaaggaaatctatgatgaaaaaaagaaacaaaccaagcaaaccaccatggatgtatttctgaaaagagtgacacctcctcagtaa